TGCCGAACCACACGAACGGAATATCAATAACTTACACCGTTCGCCCTGAGCACGGCTCTCCTGAGTATGTCGAAGGGCCTGTCCTGAGCCGGCCGAAGGGTCGAAGGGCTTTGCGAGTTTTTACGAGACCATCAAAAGTAAGTCCTTGATTTTCCTCTGTACCTGTGGAAGGAGTTTGATGAGAGCGATCGGTCTTGATTTCGGTGAGAAGAGTATCGGTGTCTCCGTGAGCGATCCTCTGGGAATGATCGCCCAGGGTTTGAAGACGATTCGTCGCAAGAGCTGGCATGCCGATCTGGAGGAACTCCGTGCGATCATCGACGAATACGAAGCCGACCGTCTGATAGTCGGCCTGCCCAGGAATATGGACGGAAGCTTCGGGCCTTCCGCCGAGAAGGTACAGCTCTTTATGAAAAAGTTGAAGATTTTCAACCTTCCCATTGAGCCGGTGGATGAGCGCTTAACGACCGTCATGGCGGAACGGGCATTGCTGGAAGGAGACGTGAGCCGTAAGAGAAGGAAACAGGTGATCGATCAGGTGGCGGCGGCTCTCATCCTTCAGGGTTACCTGGATCGGCTCAGCCGGGAGCGGAAGGGTGATTAGAAGCCGGCTTCCTTTCCTGATCTTTTTTGTCCTGAGCGGGATCACTCTATCGGCGGTTTACTTCTATTCTCTTCTCTACGTTCCGCAGCAGGAGTCAGCCAAACCGGTTATTGTGGAGATTCCGTTCGGT
This sequence is a window from Deltaproteobacteria bacterium. Protein-coding genes within it:
- the ruvX gene encoding Holliday junction resolvase RuvX, coding for MRAIGLDFGEKSIGVSVSDPLGMIAQGLKTIRRKSWHADLEELRAIIDEYEADRLIVGLPRNMDGSFGPSAEKVQLFMKKLKIFNLPIEPVDERLTTVMAERALLEGDVSRKRRKQVIDQVAAALILQGYLDRLSRERKGD